The following are from one region of the Trichoderma breve strain T069 chromosome 5, whole genome shotgun sequence genome:
- a CDS encoding PHP domain-containing protein: MHAHSGQFCPGHAVDQLEDIILHAISLGYKTIGLTEHMPRYEEQDLYPEELSDPQASLQALPPRHEAYILEARRLQKKYSPQIHIIIAFEAEFIRPSYAPLVQALFDASSHVDYFIGSVHHVHSIPIDYDKATYAAAVTAAGGSEERLYEDYYDLQYDMLKALKPRIVGHFDLIRLMSEDPGRDVRQWKGVWEKIQRNLEYAAKIGAWLECNSAALRKGLDEPYPGRIISEEWLKLGGKFTMSDDSHGIAQVATNYSRALTFLESLGVKHVWTFERKDHPEAGETTKAELSDVGVPLSEFRRNFS; the protein is encoded by the exons ATGCATGCCCATTCGGGCCAGTTCTGCCCTGGCCATGCCGTCGACCAGCTTGAGGACATTATCCTGCACGCTATATCTCTTGGATATAAAACTATTGGCTTGACAGAGCACATGCCTCGCTATGAAGAACAAGACTTGTATCCAGAAGAG CTCTCCGACCCCCAAGCCTCCCTCCAAGCCCTTCCCCCCCGCCACGAAGCCTACATCCTCGAAgcccgccgcctccaaaaGAAATACTCCCCCCAAAtccacatcatcatcgccttcgaAGCAGAATTCATCCGCCCCTCATACGCACCCCTCGTCCAAGCCCTCTTCGACGCATCCTCCCACGTCGACTACTTCATCGGCTCCGTCCACCACGTCCACAGCATCCCCATCGACTACGACAAGGCAACTTACGCCGCTGCCGTCACTGCAGCTGGAGGCTCAGAGGAACGGCTTTATGAGGATTACTACGATTTGCAGTATGATATGCTAAAGGCTTTGAAACCGCGCATTGTCGGCCACTTTGATCTTATTCGTCTTATGAGTGAGGACCCGGGCAGGGATGTCAGACAGTGGAAAGGCGTTTGGGAAAAGATTCAGCGGAATCTTGAGTATGCTGCGAAGATTGGGGCTTGGCTGGAGTGTAACTCGGCGGCCCTGAGAAAGGGCCTCGACGAGCCTTATCCTGGTCGAATCATTTCAGAG GAATGGCTCAAACTGGGCGGTAAATTCACAATGTCCGACGACAGCCACGGCATCGCCCAAGTCGCCACAAACTACAGCCGCGCACTCACATTCCTCGAAAGCCTCGGCGTAAAGCACGTCTGGACTTTCGAGCGCAAAGACCACCCCGAAGCAGGAGAAACCACAAAGGCGGAGCTCAGCGATGTGGGCGTACCTCTCAGCGAATTTCGTCGAAATTTTTCATAA